In Porphyrobacter sp. LM 6, one DNA window encodes the following:
- a CDS encoding Ppx/GppA phosphatase family protein yields the protein MAETLPPDRNRSAGKNRGGKSGKVADFRYKRPPQPDPRTNGRDGRAKGANGPGPRSGAPRIEADLAAIGSWKPSGNGEAYAALDLGTNNCRLLIARPSGRDFTVIDAFSRVVKLGEGLATSGRLSDAAMDRALGALSICADKLQRRNVRLARSVATEACRRAENGLAFIERVRRETGIALDIISAEEEARLAVLGCHILLESGDGPAVIFDIGGGSTELVLVEAGGEEASRVPRILDWQSVPWGVVSLTDTVGRGEDSEAARAARYAEMRRLVAESFAPFAARVADSALHPDIRLLGTSGTVTTLASLYLELPSYDRKAVDGLIVPAPAMRDISARLSVMTPYERATLPCIGQDRADLVVAGCAILEAILDLWPARRLGVADRGIREGILRSLMAAERKSERSLRALHKQRGNGAPSGRAKP from the coding sequence ATGGCGGAAACACTCCCGCCGGACAGGAATAGAAGTGCTGGGAAAAACCGGGGCGGCAAGTCCGGCAAGGTAGCCGATTTCCGCTACAAGCGCCCCCCTCAGCCCGATCCCCGAACGAACGGCCGTGATGGCCGGGCCAAAGGCGCAAATGGCCCCGGCCCGCGCTCCGGCGCGCCCCGGATCGAGGCCGATCTGGCCGCGATCGGATCGTGGAAACCTTCGGGCAATGGCGAGGCCTATGCCGCGCTTGACCTTGGCACCAACAATTGCCGGTTGCTGATCGCGCGCCCCTCGGGCCGGGATTTCACCGTGATCGACGCCTTCAGCCGGGTGGTGAAACTGGGCGAAGGCCTCGCCACCAGCGGGCGCCTGTCCGATGCGGCGATGGACCGCGCGCTCGGAGCGCTCTCGATCTGCGCCGACAAGCTGCAGCGCCGCAATGTCCGCCTCGCCCGCTCGGTCGCGACCGAGGCGTGCCGCCGTGCGGAGAATGGCCTCGCCTTCATCGAACGCGTGCGCCGCGAAACCGGCATCGCGCTCGACATCATCAGCGCCGAGGAAGAGGCCCGCCTTGCGGTGCTGGGCTGCCACATCCTGCTCGAATCGGGCGATGGCCCGGCAGTGATCTTCGACATCGGCGGCGGTTCGACCGAACTGGTGCTGGTCGAGGCCGGCGGCGAGGAGGCCAGCCGCGTCCCCCGCATCCTCGATTGGCAGAGCGTGCCGTGGGGCGTGGTCTCGCTCACCGACACGGTCGGGCGGGGCGAGGACAGCGAGGCGGCCCGCGCCGCACGCTATGCCGAAATGCGCCGCTTGGTGGCAGAGAGCTTTGCGCCCTTCGCCGCGCGCGTGGCCGATTCCGCGCTGCATCCCGATATCCGGCTGCTCGGCACCAGCGGCACAGTGACGACACTCGCCAGCCTCTATCTCGAACTGCCGAGCTATGATCGCAAGGCGGTGGACGGGCTGATCGTGCCCGCCCCGGCCATGCGCGACATCAGCGCGCGGCTTTCGGTGATGACCCCCTATGAACGCGCGACCCTGCCCTGCATCGGGCAGGACCGGGCGGATCTCGTGGTGGCGGGCTGTGCGATTCTCGAAGCGATTCTCGACCTGTGGCCGGCACGGCGACTGGGCGTGGCCGATCGCGGCATCCGCGAAGGCATCCTCCGCAGCCTGATGGCGGCCGAGCGCAAGTCCGAACGCAGCCTGCGCGCACTCCACAAACAGCGCGGCAACGGCGCGCCGTCCGGTCGGGCCAAGCCATGA
- a CDS encoding LOG family protein: protein MTDKDLTDRKFYRAGEETRFAEGGPERTPQTAHPAYKLAFRDTDFLLRDELRPVRFQLELLKPEMLLDEARVGSTLVMYGSARIPSPAQAEARIEAARNGSEYDQKVAQRLADKAKYYDEAYKLARLVSEKGIIENGERQFVVTTGGGPSIMEAGNRGASDAGSESIGLNIVLPHEQAPNPYVTPYLSFQFHYFALRKMHFLLRARAVAVFPGGFGTFDEFFELVTLIQTGKMKPMPIILFGKDFWTRVVDFEALAEEGVISKSDLDLFTWVETAEEAWACIADFYELPAD from the coding sequence ATGACCGACAAAGACCTGACAGACCGCAAATTCTACCGCGCGGGCGAGGAAACCCGCTTTGCCGAAGGCGGCCCCGAACGCACCCCGCAGACCGCGCATCCGGCTTACAAGCTCGCCTTCCGCGACACCGATTTCCTGCTGCGCGACGAGCTGCGCCCCGTCCGCTTCCAGCTTGAACTGCTCAAGCCCGAAATGCTGCTCGACGAAGCGCGCGTGGGTTCGACTCTGGTGATGTACGGATCGGCCCGCATCCCCAGCCCCGCGCAGGCCGAAGCGCGGATCGAGGCGGCCAGGAACGGCAGCGAATACGACCAGAAGGTCGCCCAGCGGCTGGCCGACAAGGCGAAGTATTACGACGAGGCCTACAAGCTCGCGCGGCTGGTGAGCGAAAAGGGCATTATCGAGAACGGCGAGCGCCAGTTCGTCGTCACCACCGGCGGCGGGCCTTCGATCATGGAAGCGGGCAACCGCGGCGCGTCTGATGCGGGCAGCGAATCGATCGGGCTCAACATCGTGCTCCCGCACGAGCAGGCGCCCAATCCCTACGTGACGCCCTATCTCAGCTTCCAGTTCCACTACTTCGCGCTGCGCAAGATGCACTTCCTGCTGCGCGCCCGCGCGGTGGCGGTGTTCCCGGGCGGCTTCGGGACGTTCGATGAATTCTTCGAGCTCGTCACCCTGATCCAGACCGGCAAGATGAAGCCGATGCCGATCATCCTGTTCGGTAAGGACTTCTGGACCCGCGTCGTCGATTTCGAGGCGCTGGCCGAAGAAGGCGTGATCTCGAAGAGCGACCTCGACCTGTTCACCTGGGTCGAAACCGCCGAGGAAGCCTGGGCCTGCATCGCCGATTTCTATGAGCTCCCCGCCGACTGA
- a CDS encoding GNAT family N-acetyltransferase, translating to MSSPPTDTVIRTPRLVLRRVRPAEDFAGMHGVLSDPQAMAYWSTPPHESEQQTRDWLAAMAATTPGEGDDFILEYRGRAVGKAGFYRFPDIGYIIDPALWGQGLVAEALVPIITRAFDLHGQDRIAADVDPRNAASIRLLGKLGFAETHRAQNTWLIAGEWCDSIYFALTRQDWIARTA from the coding sequence ATGAGCTCCCCGCCGACTGACACGGTGATCCGCACCCCGCGACTGGTGCTGCGCAGGGTCCGCCCTGCGGAGGATTTCGCGGGGATGCATGGGGTCCTGTCAGACCCGCAGGCGATGGCCTATTGGTCGACGCCGCCGCACGAGAGCGAGCAGCAGACCCGCGACTGGCTCGCCGCCATGGCCGCAACCACGCCGGGCGAGGGTGACGATTTCATTCTCGAATATCGCGGCCGCGCGGTCGGCAAGGCGGGGTTCTACCGCTTTCCCGATATCGGCTACATCATCGATCCGGCCCTTTGGGGGCAGGGGCTGGTGGCCGAGGCGCTGGTGCCGATCATCACTCGCGCCTTCGATCTGCACGGGCAAGATCGCATCGCCGCCGATGTCGATCCGCGCAATGCCGCCTCGATCAGGCTGCTCGGAAAGCTGGGGTTTGCCGAAACGCATCGTGCACAGAACACCTGGCTGATTGCGGGCGAGTGGTGCGACAGCATCTACTTCGCGCTGACGCGTCAGGACTGGATTGCGCGCACTGCCTGA
- the thiD gene encoding bifunctional hydroxymethylpyrimidine kinase/phosphomethylpyrimidine kinase — MLSIAGSDSSGGAGIQADIKTITMLGGYAMTAITAITAQNTVGVQGIAPTAGGMVAAQIASCIDDIGLDAIKIGMLHDAAVIAEVAGALERVTAPIVLDPVMIATSGAALIEPAAVTALRDMLFPRAALITPNLPELEHLVGRALAGTEDMVAAAEELSAACGAAVLAKGGHGEGDRIVDVLYFPATDTRGARAVAYDHARIDTVHTHGTGCTLSSAIATLLGHGQPIEHAVRLGRQFVVKAIEAAPGYGAGHGPLGHQAVRAIQS; from the coding sequence ATCCTTTCCATCGCCGGCTCCGACAGCTCCGGCGGCGCAGGGATTCAGGCGGATATCAAAACGATCACTATGCTCGGCGGCTATGCGATGACCGCGATCACCGCGATTACGGCGCAGAACACCGTGGGCGTGCAGGGGATCGCGCCGACGGCGGGCGGCATGGTCGCCGCGCAGATCGCTTCGTGCATCGATGATATCGGGCTCGATGCAATCAAGATTGGGATGTTGCACGATGCCGCCGTGATTGCCGAGGTGGCGGGCGCGCTGGAGAGGGTCACCGCCCCGATCGTGCTCGATCCGGTGATGATCGCCACGTCAGGCGCGGCGCTGATCGAACCGGCGGCTGTTACCGCGCTGCGCGACATGCTGTTCCCGCGCGCGGCGCTCATCACCCCCAACCTGCCCGAGCTGGAACACCTGGTCGGCCGTGCGCTTGCAGGCACCGAAGACATGGTCGCCGCCGCCGAGGAATTGAGCGCAGCCTGCGGCGCGGCGGTGCTGGCCAAGGGCGGGCATGGGGAGGGAGACCGGATCGTCGATGTGCTCTATTTCCCCGCAACCGATACCCGCGGCGCGCGTGCGGTCGCCTACGATCACGCGCGGATCGACACGGTGCACACCCACGGCACCGGCTGCACACTGTCGTCAGCGATTGCGACGCTGCTCGGCCACGGTCAGCCGATCGAACACGCGGTTCGGCTGGGGCGGCAATTCGTGGTCAAGGCGATCGAGGCGGCCCCGGGCTACGGCGCAGGCCACGGTCCGCTAGGGCATCAGGCAGTGCGCGCAATCCAGTCCTGA
- a CDS encoding DUF1272 domain-containing protein: MLEMRPDCETCGVLLPADAPGAFICSFECTYCAECAEDLDDRCPNCGGELMDRPTRAKALHAKYPPSTVRKFKG; the protein is encoded by the coding sequence ATGCTCGAAATGCGTCCCGATTGCGAAACCTGCGGTGTGCTGCTGCCCGCCGATGCCCCCGGCGCGTTCATCTGCTCGTTCGAATGCACGTACTGCGCCGAATGTGCCGAAGACCTCGACGACCGCTGCCCCAATTGCGGCGGCGAGCTGATGGATCGCCCGACGCGCGCCAAGGCGCTGCATGCGAAATACCCGCCGAGCACTGTGCGCAAATTCAAGGGATAG
- the glmM gene encoding phosphoglucosamine mutase — MARKLFGTDGIRGRTNSGAMTAATAMRVGQAAGAYFLRGSHRHRVVIGKDTRLSGYMMESALVAGFTSVGMDVIMTGPLPTPAIALLTREMRADLGVMISASHNPFADNGIKLFGPDGFKLSDEAELEIERLMEGEVELAPAEKIGRARRIDDARGRYIHAVKASVSSEVRFDGLKVVVDCANGAAYQVAPSAIWELGADIVTLGVTPNGTNINDGVGSTAIAALQAKVVEEGADIGIALDGDADRLIVVDEKGRAVDGDQIMAVIATRMHEKGALTGGGVVATVMSNLGLERYLGGLGLDLVRAKVGDRYVLEAMKAGGYNVGGEQSGHMILLDHATTGDGTLAALRVLVSLVRSDKRASELLHAFDPVPQLLKNVRYDGGKPLEDAGVKAVIADAEASLAGKGRLVIRASGTEPLIRVMAEGDDRAEVEAVVDRICEAVRAAV; from the coding sequence ATGGCACGCAAGCTGTTCGGAACCGACGGGATCAGGGGCCGCACCAATTCCGGCGCGATGACCGCCGCCACCGCAATGCGGGTCGGGCAGGCGGCCGGCGCCTATTTCCTGCGCGGTTCGCACCGCCACCGGGTGGTGATCGGCAAGGACACGCGCCTGTCGGGTTACATGATGGAGAGCGCGCTGGTGGCGGGCTTCACCAGCGTCGGCATGGACGTGATCATGACCGGGCCGCTGCCCACCCCCGCGATCGCCCTGCTGACCCGCGAAATGCGCGCCGATCTCGGCGTGATGATCTCGGCGAGCCACAATCCCTTTGCCGATAACGGCATCAAGCTGTTCGGCCCCGACGGGTTCAAGCTGTCGGACGAGGCCGAGCTGGAAATCGAACGCCTGATGGAAGGCGAGGTCGAACTCGCACCGGCGGAAAAGATCGGCCGTGCGCGCCGGATCGATGATGCACGCGGGCGCTATATCCACGCGGTCAAGGCCTCGGTCAGCTCCGAAGTGCGGTTTGACGGGCTCAAGGTCGTGGTCGATTGCGCCAATGGCGCGGCCTATCAGGTGGCACCTTCTGCGATATGGGAACTGGGCGCGGACATCGTCACGCTGGGGGTCACCCCCAACGGCACCAATATCAACGACGGCGTCGGGTCGACCGCAATCGCCGCGCTTCAGGCCAAGGTGGTCGAGGAAGGCGCGGATATCGGCATCGCGCTCGATGGCGATGCCGACCGGCTGATCGTGGTCGATGAAAAGGGCCGCGCGGTCGATGGCGACCAGATCATGGCGGTGATCGCAACCCGCATGCACGAAAAGGGTGCGCTCACCGGCGGCGGCGTGGTCGCGACCGTCATGAGCAACCTCGGCCTTGAACGCTATCTCGGCGGGCTCGGGCTCGATCTGGTGCGCGCCAAGGTGGGCGACCGCTACGTGCTCGAAGCGATGAAGGCGGGCGGATACAATGTCGGCGGCGAGCAATCGGGCCACATGATCCTGCTCGATCACGCCACCACCGGCGATGGCACGCTGGCGGCACTGCGGGTGCTGGTCAGCCTGGTGCGATCGGACAAGCGGGCAAGCGAGCTGCTGCACGCCTTCGATCCCGTGCCGCAGCTGCTGAAGAACGTGCGCTATGACGGCGGCAAGCCGCTGGAGGATGCAGGCGTCAAGGCGGTGATCGCCGATGCCGAAGCTTCGCTGGCCGGCAAGGGCCGCCTGGTGATCCGCGCTTCGGGCACCGAACCGCTGATCCGGGTCATGGCCGAAGGCGATGACCGCGCCGAGGTTGAAGCCGTGGTCGATCGTATCTGTGAGGCGGTCAGGGCGGCTGTCTGA
- a CDS encoding dicarboxylate/amino acid:cation symporter, with protein sequence MLDNDNTGAGGQGKFALVSIRLPVALTFAALIAGLVAGIAGAALGAPGWTSEIASLVGGLWLRALQMTIIPLVAALLVLGLVQMILASRVGTVARRMIALMVVVQLAGGAFTSVAMPALLKAFPVPEGASAFLAQTPADVGEVPAVLDFMASLVSPNIIAAAAETAMLPLTIFFVMFAVAITRLPQDQGDRLLGFFHALGNVMLLIIGWVLAIAPAGVFALAYGVGVQSGGGAFAALGHYVLIATMMGTFVFLLAYVIAAGLGRTGLMSFTKAVLPAQAVALSTQSSLASLPAMLDSAGRLGLKASTAEFVLPLAVVIFRATSAAMNLAVVYYIAALAGIEVSPAIAVAGILIASVISLSAVSLPGSISFVVSIGPIALAMGVPVEPLALLVAVEMLPDLMRTLGNVTMNVAVTSAVDRAAAGTQEPA encoded by the coding sequence TTGCTGGACAACGATAACACCGGTGCAGGCGGGCAGGGAAAGTTCGCGCTGGTCTCGATCCGCCTGCCGGTGGCGCTGACCTTTGCCGCGCTGATCGCAGGGCTGGTGGCAGGCATCGCCGGGGCCGCGCTGGGCGCGCCGGGCTGGACGAGCGAGATCGCAAGCCTGGTCGGCGGGCTGTGGCTGCGGGCGTTGCAGATGACGATCATCCCGCTGGTTGCAGCGCTGCTGGTGCTGGGGCTGGTGCAGATGATCCTAGCCTCGCGGGTGGGCACGGTGGCGCGGCGGATGATCGCGCTGATGGTGGTGGTGCAACTGGCGGGCGGGGCGTTCACCTCTGTTGCCATGCCTGCGCTGCTCAAGGCCTTCCCGGTGCCCGAGGGCGCGAGCGCCTTTCTCGCGCAGACCCCGGCCGATGTCGGCGAGGTTCCCGCCGTGCTCGACTTCATGGCGTCGCTGGTGTCGCCCAACATCATCGCGGCAGCAGCCGAGACGGCGATGCTCCCGCTGACGATCTTCTTCGTCATGTTCGCGGTGGCGATCACCCGCCTTCCGCAAGATCAGGGCGACCGGTTGCTCGGCTTCTTCCATGCGCTGGGCAACGTCATGCTGCTGATCATCGGCTGGGTACTGGCGATTGCGCCGGCGGGCGTATTCGCGCTGGCTTACGGGGTGGGCGTGCAGAGCGGTGGCGGTGCGTTTGCCGCGCTCGGCCACTATGTGCTCATCGCCACGATGATGGGCACCTTCGTCTTCCTGCTCGCCTATGTCATCGCGGCGGGGCTGGGGCGGACAGGGCTGATGTCCTTCACCAAGGCCGTGCTGCCAGCGCAGGCCGTGGCGCTTTCGACGCAGAGCTCGCTCGCCAGCCTGCCCGCGATGCTCGACAGCGCGGGGCGGCTGGGGCTCAAGGCCTCGACGGCAGAATTCGTGCTGCCACTCGCGGTGGTGATCTTCCGCGCGACCAGCGCCGCGATGAACCTTGCGGTGGTCTATTACATCGCCGCGCTAGCCGGGATCGAGGTCTCGCCCGCCATCGCGGTGGCCGGCATCCTGATCGCCAGCGTCATCAGCCTGTCGGCGGTGAGCCTGCCCGGCTCGATCAGCTTCGTCGTCTCGATCGGCCCGATCGCGCTCGCCATGGGCGTGCCGGTCGAGCCGCTGGCGTTGCTGGTGGCGGTGGAGATGCTGCCCGACCTGATGCGCACGCTCGGCAATGTCACCATGAACGTGGCTGTCACAAGCGCGGTCGACCGCGCGGCGGCTGGTACACAAGAGCCGGCTTGA
- a CDS encoding urate hydroxylase PuuD: MAKFFGNLHLVLAVGLVAAILVIVSFTGWTGADAKSVADDVFRWLHTFFGILWIGLLYYLNFVQVPTMPSIPAEQTGAINNHIAPKVFFFFRYAALLTVVFGLVIAFHNGYAVQALTFSGYGADGTNLIGLGMWLALIMAFNVWFIIWPAQRKILNIVPGATDEEKAKLRPRALAASRTNVLLSLPMLYCMVSANLGA, translated from the coding sequence ATGGCAAAGTTCTTTGGCAATCTGCATCTTGTGCTGGCCGTCGGGCTGGTCGCTGCGATTCTGGTAATCGTAAGTTTCACCGGCTGGACCGGAGCAGATGCAAAATCGGTGGCGGACGACGTGTTCCGCTGGCTCCACACCTTCTTCGGTATCCTGTGGATCGGGCTGCTCTACTACCTCAATTTTGTGCAGGTTCCGACCATGCCGTCGATCCCTGCCGAGCAGACCGGTGCGATCAACAACCACATCGCGCCCAAGGTGTTCTTCTTCTTCCGCTATGCGGCGTTGCTCACGGTCGTCTTCGGCCTCGTGATCGCCTTCCACAACGGCTATGCCGTACAGGCGCTTACCTTCAGCGGTTACGGTGCCGACGGCACCAACCTGATCGGTCTGGGCATGTGGCTGGCGCTGATCATGGCGTTCAACGTCTGGTTCATCATCTGGCCGGCGCAGCGCAAGATCCTGAACATCGTTCCCGGCGCGACCGATGAGGAAAAGGCCAAGCTGCGTCCGCGTGCTCTGGCCGCAAGCCGCACCAATGTTCTGCTGTCCTTGCCGATGCTCTACTGCATGGTCAGCGCGAACCTCGGCGCCTGA
- a CDS encoding sigma-70 family RNA polymerase sigma factor, whose amino-acid sequence MSDDVSQQEKRPAARTASEQSDFKRELTGVVPHLRAFARGLCGRPDLADDLVQETLLKAWAAQDRFEPGTSMRAWTFVILRNAYLTDMRRNRFRGEYDEGVAERILTAPAGQEEPIHLSDLHRALLTLPAERREALLLVGAGGFSYEEAAAICGCAVGTIKSRVGRARAALSEMLTSGNIPRRSSDDEVAHRAILEELDMVAGGNGVSTRG is encoded by the coding sequence ATGAGCGATGATGTCAGCCAGCAGGAAAAGCGGCCCGCTGCGCGGACAGCCAGCGAACAATCCGATTTCAAGCGCGAACTGACCGGCGTGGTACCGCACCTGCGCGCCTTTGCACGCGGGCTTTGCGGTCGGCCCGATCTTGCCGATGATCTGGTGCAGGAAACACTGCTCAAGGCATGGGCGGCGCAGGACCGGTTCGAACCCGGCACCTCGATGCGCGCCTGGACCTTCGTGATCCTGCGCAACGCCTATCTCACCGACATGCGCCGTAACCGCTTTCGCGGCGAGTATGACGAGGGCGTGGCCGAACGCATCCTCACCGCACCCGCCGGGCAGGAGGAGCCGATCCACCTGTCCGATCTCCACCGGGCGCTGCTGACCTTGCCTGCCGAACGGCGCGAAGCGCTGCTGCTGGTGGGCGCGGGCGGCTTTTCCTACGAGGAAGCCGCCGCGATCTGCGGCTGTGCAGTCGGCACGATCAAGAGCCGCGTGGGCCGCGCCCGCGCCGCGCTCAGCGAAATGCTCACCAGCGGCAATATCCCGCGCCGCTCCAGCGACGACGAGGTCGCCCACCGCGCCATTCTGGAAGAACTGGACATGGTGGCTGGCGGCAACGGGGTCAGCACGCGAGGGTGA
- a CDS encoding NepR family anti-sigma factor, translating into MASNHRQGGGSDGAGNGQQRRAPEWADGLKQLYDSVVEEDLPDSFKDLLDRLDGKTSGGGANDAAPSRDSRDRGQ; encoded by the coding sequence ATGGCCTCGAATCACAGACAAGGCGGCGGCAGCGACGGGGCAGGCAACGGCCAACAGCGACGCGCGCCTGAATGGGCCGACGGTCTGAAACAGCTTTATGATTCGGTGGTCGAGGAAGATCTGCCCGATAGTTTCAAGGACCTGCTCGACCGGCTCGACGGGAAGACATCAGGAGGCGGCGCAAACGATGCCGCACCATCCCGAGACAGCCGGGATCGCGGGCAATGA
- a CDS encoding CHASE domain-containing protein, producing MDFSTEADTPSAPPASARARRWLVLYPRAIPLAIFLAIAAITALSVFAIESNARARERAQMREYAQGIAAALDRSSSGFSSYLRAGAALFSSREEVSPQTFDDFVKALKLNTEYSGAEGIGWIPVLEARDLPAFYARTRARQPDYPDIYPRPVQGTGRIAPVTMFAPASPRNRRALGYDMYSDPARAAAMAEAELTLRPAASGRISLAQETSTAAPAFAIYMPAFRISPAGDRRLVGFVYTPFRARAFLEAAIDRKGSGQFGVRLYDGEASTGHLLVADSIGNAPSATVDQAVTIADRKLLLVIEAANSRILSPLSMVTLSFGLALASLLMLLARLLTQQAFEDQARLAFFEEQHAIRNSLTRELNHRVKNTLANVLSILSLTRRRANDLDEFADSLEGRIRALSATHDLLTRTDWGTTPIRAVIEAELQHFRIALGDAILLEGLELELAPNDALSFGLAVHELATNAAKYGALSVPGGRVTIRWQRGEDPQAETEWAEVEWQETGGPPVAQVRRRGFGTELIEKIVAHELRRPVALEFDPEGVRCVLRVPVRRPSDFRIRENEPDRRVRKP from the coding sequence GTGGATTTCAGCACCGAAGCCGATACGCCCAGCGCGCCGCCCGCCTCGGCGCGGGCGCGGCGCTGGCTGGTGCTCTACCCGCGCGCGATCCCGCTCGCGATATTTCTTGCGATTGCTGCGATCACCGCGCTCAGCGTGTTCGCCATCGAAAGCAACGCCCGCGCCAGAGAGCGTGCCCAGATGCGGGAATATGCGCAGGGCATCGCCGCCGCGCTCGATCGCTCCAGCAGCGGTTTTTCCTCCTACCTGCGCGCCGGGGCCGCCCTGTTTTCAAGCCGCGAGGAGGTGAGCCCGCAGACCTTTGACGATTTCGTCAAGGCGCTCAAACTCAACACCGAATATTCCGGCGCAGAAGGGATCGGCTGGATTCCCGTGCTCGAAGCGCGCGATCTGCCCGCCTTCTATGCGCGCACCCGTGCCCGTCAGCCCGATTATCCCGATATCTACCCCCGCCCGGTCCAGGGCACCGGACGGATCGCACCGGTAACGATGTTCGCACCCGCCAGCCCGCGCAACCGCCGTGCGCTCGGCTACGACATGTATTCCGATCCCGCGCGCGCTGCCGCTATGGCTGAAGCCGAACTGACCTTGCGCCCGGCGGCATCGGGACGGATCAGCCTCGCGCAGGAAACCAGCACCGCAGCCCCGGCCTTTGCGATCTACATGCCCGCGTTCCGCATCAGCCCTGCGGGTGATCGGCGGCTGGTCGGGTTCGTCTACACCCCCTTCCGCGCCCGCGCATTCCTTGAGGCAGCGATCGACCGCAAGGGTTCGGGCCAGTTCGGTGTCCGCCTGTATGACGGCGAGGCGAGCACCGGGCATCTGCTGGTGGCCGATTCCATCGGCAATGCGCCGAGCGCGACGGTCGATCAGGCGGTGACGATCGCCGATCGCAAGCTGCTGCTGGTGATCGAAGCCGCCAATTCCCGGATCCTCTCGCCGCTGTCGATGGTGACGCTCAGCTTCGGGCTGGCGCTGGCGAGCCTGCTGATGCTGCTCGCGCGGCTGCTCACCCAGCAGGCGTTCGAGGATCAGGCGCGGCTGGCGTTTTTCGAGGAACAGCACGCGATCCGCAATTCGCTCACGCGCGAGCTCAACCACCGGGTCAAGAACACGCTCGCCAATGTTCTGTCGATCCTGTCGCTGACGCGGCGGCGTGCCAATGACCTCGATGAATTCGCCGATAGCCTCGAAGGGCGGATCCGGGCGCTCTCGGCAACCCACGATCTGCTGACCCGCACCGATTGGGGCACGACGCCGATCCGCGCGGTGATCGAGGCCGAGCTCCAGCACTTCCGCATTGCGCTGGGCGATGCGATCCTGCTGGAGGGGCTGGAACTCGAGCTGGCGCCCAACGATGCGCTCTCGTTCGGGCTGGCGGTGCATGAGCTGGCGACCAACGCGGCCAAATATGGCGCGCTCAGCGTGCCGGGCGGACGCGTGACCATCCGCTGGCAGCGCGGCGAGGACCCGCAGGCGGAGACCGAATGGGCCGAGGTCGAATGGCAGGAAACCGGCGGGCCGCCGGTCGCGCAGGTGCGCCGCCGCGGGTTCGGCACCGAGCTGATCGAGAAGATCGTCGCGCACGAATTGCGCCGCCCGGTCGCGCTCGAATTCGATCCCGAAGGCGTGCGATGCGTGCTGCGCGTGCCGGTCCGCCGCCCATCAGACTTCCGCATCCGGGAGAACGAGCCGGACAGAAGGGTACGAAAGCCTTAG
- a CDS encoding response regulator: MSLASQIAANLPFLRRYARALTGSQASGDAYVREMLEAVLADDTLKASLAGGRVPLYRAFSKVWTSASGAAASGTTTSEHEAGAQSRLSVITPPARQALLLTTLEDFSVAEAAEILDRSAAEIDAMVAEAIADIEREQTTSVLIIEDEPLIAMQLEDLVTGLGHTVSGTAATRTQAREAVAQAMPGLVLADIQLADGSSGLDAVDDILALASMPVIFITAYPERLLTGDRPEPTYLVTKPFQEATVRAAISQALFFGSTKPL; the protein is encoded by the coding sequence ATGTCACTCGCCAGCCAGATCGCGGCCAACCTGCCCTTCCTGCGCCGCTATGCACGCGCCCTGACCGGATCACAGGCCAGCGGCGATGCCTATGTGCGCGAGATGCTCGAAGCGGTGCTGGCGGACGATACGCTCAAGGCCTCGCTCGCAGGCGGGCGGGTGCCGCTCTACCGCGCATTCAGCAAGGTCTGGACGAGTGCTTCGGGAGCAGCGGCAAGCGGCACGACCACAAGCGAGCACGAGGCAGGCGCACAATCCCGCCTGTCTGTCATCACCCCGCCGGCGCGTCAGGCGCTGCTGCTGACAACGCTGGAAGATTTCTCGGTCGCCGAGGCGGCGGAAATCCTCGATCGCTCGGCTGCCGAGATCGATGCGATGGTCGCCGAAGCGATTGCCGACATCGAGCGTGAGCAGACCACATCGGTCTTGATCATCGAGGATGAGCCGCTGATCGCCATGCAGCTCGAGGATCTGGTTACAGGCCTCGGTCACACCGTCAGCGGCACCGCCGCCACCCGCACGCAAGCGCGCGAGGCCGTGGCGCAGGCGATGCCGGGGCTGGTGCTGGCCGATATCCAGCTCGCCGACGGTTCTTCAGGTCTGGACGCGGTGGACGATATCCTCGCGCTCGCCTCGATGCCGGTGATCTTCATCACCGCCTATCCCGAACGCCTGCTGACCGGTGACCGGCCCGAGCCGACCTATCTGGTCACCAAGCCATTCCAGGAAGCCACGGTGCGCGCTGCAATAAGTCAGGCGCTGTTCTTCGGGTCCACCAAGCCGCTTTGA